The genomic stretch GCGCGAGGACGCCCCGTATTTTTGGCAGATTTCGCTGAAAGCCTTGATTTGACCGGCGACGGTCTGTCATTCTATAATGATTTGGTCCAGGTTCTTGCGAATCCTGGACCGAAATCGATGTTCAGTTTTACTCCGTTAGCGCGGAGGACGACCGCAAGGCAAACAAGTTGTCTTTACAGTTGTCAATCTTATAGTACGGCGAATTTCGGGAAATGTCAACGGCCGCACTATAGAAAATGATGTGAAGACGGCGCGTTTGCCTTGAAAGCAGCAATCTTTCGAGGATACGTATGCCAACCGAAAACACCATCAAATGTCCTGAGTGCGGATTCGAGATCCCGCTCACCGAAACCCTTGCCGGACCGCTTTTGGAGCGGGCCAAAGCCGAATCCCAGAAGCTGGTAGACGCCGAACGGCGCAAAGCTGAGGCTGCAGAGGCCGCCTTGGCGAAGGGCCAAGCCGAGATCGCAACAGAACGCGCCAACCTGGAGAAGGACGTTGCCGAGAAGCTGGCAGCTAAGCGCCCCGAGTACGAAGCCACGATCAGGCAAGCCGTCAAGGCAGAGATGGCCGCGGACGTAAAGTCCAAGGAACAAGAGAACGAGCAGCTTCGCGCCAGCCTGAAAGAGTCGCAAAACGCCCAGCTTGAAGCGATCAAGGCCAAGAACGAAGCGGAGCAGAAGGCCGCTACCGTGGACTTGGAGGTCGCCAAGCGGGTTGCCGCCGAGACGGCGACAATCCAAGCGGACGCCACCAAGACCGCACACGAGGCGGAGAAGCTCAATCAGGCCGCGCTTCAGAAGAAGCTGGACGAAGCCCTTTCGCAGGTGGAAACCATGAAGCGCAAGATCGAGCAAGGCTCGCAGCAAGCGCAAGGCGAGCTCGCTGAAGCCACGTTGCAAGAACAGCTGTCGGCGGCGTTCCCATGGGACGCCATCGAAGAGGTCCCAACCGGTACCCGAGGGGCGGACATCCTTCAGAGAGTGATGGTCGGTCCCGAAGCGGCCGCAGGCTCAATTCTCTGGGAGAGCAAGAACACCCAGAACTGGGGTGGCGATTGGCTCACGACTGCAAAGCGCAACCAACGAAGCGTCAAAGCAGACCTGGTTGTGATCGTGTCCCGCGCCCTGCCCAAGGGGGTCCAACAGATCGACTGCTGCGAGGACGTATGGGTTGTGAGTCCCTCTCATGCCATCTCCATCGCCAAAGCCCTTCGAACGGGAATCGTGGAGACGGCAAACGCTCGAAGGACCGCCGAGGGGCGAAAGACGAACGCGGAGAACGCCTACGACTACCTCATGGGCCCTGAGTTCACAGCCCGGATCAAGGGGATCGGGGAACCGTTCAGGCAGATGGAGGTCTCGCTCGCACGCGAGCGGGACTACATGACCTCGAAATGGAGTGAGCGGCAGAAGCTCATCGAACTCGTCCGCGAAGCAGCGTTTGGGATGCACGGAGACATCGAGGCCCTGCTTGGCAAGCCGATTCTCGGCTTCGAGGCCATAGAAGCTCTCGCGCTTGTCGCAGGGCCCATCGCCACCGAGGAGGTGTCCCAGTGAGCCAGATGGACCTGATCGTCTTCAACGTCGAACATGGGCTTTGCGTCTTTGTCCGCACCCCAAGCGGACACGGGATCATGGTGGATATCGGTTGTTCCGATACCTTCAAACCCGCCAAGTGGCTGAGCGAGCCGAGCAACATCGACCTGACACTTCACAACGGGAAGCGACTTGCGTGGCTCGTCGTAACGCACCCACATGATGATCACGTTGAAGGCGTCGATTCCATGATCGACAC from Armatimonadota bacterium encodes the following:
- a CDS encoding DUF2130 domain-containing protein; translation: MPTENTIKCPECGFEIPLTETLAGPLLERAKAESQKLVDAERRKAEAAEAALAKGQAEIATERANLEKDVAEKLAAKRPEYEATIRQAVKAEMAADVKSKEQENEQLRASLKESQNAQLEAIKAKNEAEQKAATVDLEVAKRVAAETATIQADATKTAHEAEKLNQAALQKKLDEALSQVETMKRKIEQGSQQAQGELAEATLQEQLSAAFPWDAIEEVPTGTRGADILQRVMVGPEAAAGSILWESKNTQNWGGDWLTTAKRNQRSVKADLVVIVSRALPKGVQQIDCCEDVWVVSPSHAISIAKALRTGIVETANARRTAEGRKTNAENAYDYLMGPEFTARIKGIGEPFRQMEVSLARERDYMTSKWSERQKLIELVREAAFGMHGDIEALLGKPILGFEAIEALALVAGPIATEEVSQ